The Acyrthosiphon pisum isolate AL4f unplaced genomic scaffold, pea_aphid_22Mar2018_4r6ur Scaffold_20627;HRSCAF=21633, whole genome shotgun sequence DNA segment AATACGGTAAGGAGACTTCAGCGTAAATGGCCCAGAGACTGGTTAGCATAATACACAGGTCTATAcgttaatcattaaaaaaaaaaaaatttctcgcCGAAGTGCTGTTGCTGGATAGTCTCTTCAATTCAAGattttcatgtaaaataaaaatagcgttacataaaaattgaatgctGTTGCGTTTGCGTTTGTATTAAttctattactattgtaattcaAGTATCTATTAAGCTTATTGTACCACGAGTACAGATTGTTAAATgttcttaattcaaaataaaaaaataaaaaaatgatatcagaAGTGGTAATTGTAGTAAGTTATTGTCAGTTNNNNNNNNNNNNNNNNNNNNNNNNNNNNNNNNNNNNNNNNNNNNNNNNNNATGTAAATGGGAAATGTAGTTTGAAagctttattttttacatacttttttgattttatttgtttcttttaatgttattgtaccttttaaattcttttttggATGCTTTTTGACtcaacgaataacattttattaacatacaggtataacagaaagaactaacaaaaaaaaaaatagtggctTAAACGTATggcaaaaattgataaaattatatttgttgttatcatgttaacaaataatattttttaaaatgttattgtgttccaaattaatttaatcaaaaaaatattgaaatttaaaaaattctaaaaaataaactacttgacatagataaatgttattaccATCCAAATCGTTCTTAAAATCAGATTcataaattggctattttgattttattcaaaaaaatttaaatcaaatttaaaatttaaaatttttggtatcaaaaaataaaaataatttattttagtacaagTGTAGCGcaagtgtttataaattaaatacataaaaaaaaattttgaactaAAAAGTCCGTAAACCGCTCAtaacaagtcaaaatatatttaaaattttatcacttatagaaaatgctaatatttacCAAAGAGTTataccaaattaaataaaaattctccGTATTAGATTCATTGTtatgagtttttattttatttttcctggcGCTTCtaaaaactactggaaattttCCTTTTCCTTTTAATACAAGAAAATAATCCTATCTGTTTTCCtacctttaataataaaaaaaaagtcttccagaaatgcaaattaattttttttttgagtgtttgaagttcaaattttgtaaacattagATCTTCACttgtaaaagtaatattttacctcaattgattttttatattttgttataattcataaatgaaTAACCATATGTactttttttaccaaatttttatttcataacttTTCAACAGGAACTACAACAgaagcagcaacaacaacaacaacaacaaataataactaCTCCACAAATTCAAGCAcaagaaaataattcaaataatgcTCCGTACAaggtttataatgtttaatattttaagtttgctTACAGTTATTGGGagctagaataaaataatattatttttcaaacctttataatataatatataatcttggGATTAAACATGAGATACTAATATAGATTCaaccataaattaataatattataattgtattgactaacttttacatataaatgtaaCTGTCCATATTAATagacattcaataaaaatataattaaataataattatatattttaacacagaTCCAAATGGCAGCACTTGAAGGGAAAACTATCCACTGCATAAATGCCAACCCTTGTATATATTCGGATTGGATGGTGACCTTAAAAGACCTTGTCTGGATGGTATTGCCTTCTTGCAATGTTGCGAAATGCGCTCACATCCTGCACATATGCTTAAAATCGACGATATTATTTGGGAAATCGTAAGTATCTCTACTCCCCCTTCTTTTAATCATCCTACCACTCTTATAACACTGATTGAATGAGGttaataaattttgttggtGTCTTGTTTGACAGTGAACAGTTGGCCATGTTGAAAGAGAATGGACTCATCCGGTCAATGAACCCCGCAGATACACCGATGGCCATGTTGAAAGACGTCACGCTACTGTTACCACAGTTAAAGACATTAGTGTTAATGCAAGATAAAGAATTATATACCAATACCAATCTGCAGGTGGACCTTCCAAGTGACAACATATCAGCTAGGAATTCGTCAGACACAGGGGAAGCCGACCAACTGTCCGAAGCCATGTcaacttgtaaaataaaatagttaattaattagttgtttatatttaatttatgtactgaccaaaaaacaaaatgggacatattaaattaattaatattgttttattttgcgtTTAAAAAGAAGTAGAAATCTTCTGATGTCTTATTactcacatataatataaaaaaaagtttagcatAAACCCACATTACATtgttataaattgattataatagttaaaatattcatacacaCTTAATTATTTGAGAAATCTCCACaaagattataatatgcaatcatattttttattccatatttatttaaaaaatattcagattcCAATTATGTACTGAGTGTAGGTAgcgtaaatatgtaaatttgcaTTTTTGATCCCTAATGTGAATACATGTCTACACAATAATTTTCCAtcatagtatactattatactttggAAGAATTCCTAAAGTTGTTGCAagcatattattcaaaattttcagCATTTAAGTCCCTTTCATACTTTCTATACTTTGGTTATATGTGTTGTGCTTTTGTGCATTAAATACCATCATTGTAATCTGCAGTAGAGCGCATACAAAATGATAGccattactttttatatatctatacatgCAGTGTGTTCACGCTAAGAAGTACCACTAAATATTTCAGTTCAATGACCTTGTATTGAAATGGTTTTTTCGCTGAATGACAGATAGtacttaaatacacattttcagttatatttcaaatttttaactcttTCGATACGCGCATGCGTGACTATAGCAATCTGattctataagtatattatattaatatcattatagtccATAAACATGGtaatagtattaagtattaacgataacggtttcccaaaaatgtacaaaaatacaccCACCCCATATTTTTGGGAGTGCAGTGCACCTCTTGTAATTACGTCCAAGCCGCCTCTGGTTATTTGGCCCTTCTGGATCAACAAGTAACAACGATAAATAAATTGCTCTGTGTTGCTGGTAACAATATaca contains these protein-coding regions:
- the LOC100572628 gene encoding uncharacterized protein LOC100572628 — protein: MAALEGKTIHCINANPCIYSDWMVTLKDLVWMVLPSCNVAKCAHILHICLKSTILFGKSEQLAMLKENGLIRSMNPADTPMAMLKDVTLLLPQLKTLVLMQDKELYTNTNLQVDLPSDNISARNSSDTGEADQLSEAMSTCKIK